A stretch of Primulina tabacum isolate GXHZ01 chromosome 13, ASM2559414v2, whole genome shotgun sequence DNA encodes these proteins:
- the LOC142523144 gene encoding PHAF1 protein At3g51130-like, with amino-acid sequence MQRSRRRCNGTAMGSIVLDLRPGLGIGPFSLGMPISEAFAQIEQQPNIYDVVHVKYYDEDPLRLDIVISFPDHGFHLRFDPWSQRLRLVEIFDVKRLQMRYATSLVGGPSTLATFVAIYALFGPTYPGIYDKDRGVYTLFYPGLSFAFPIPSQYAECCHDREAGLPLEFPDGTTPVTCRVSIYDASTDSKVGVGASMVKACVPPLPADSLYMEEVRVKLGEELWFSVGGQHIPFGASPQDIWTELGRPCGIHQKQVDQMVIHSASDPRPRTTLCGDYFYNYFTRGMDILFDGHTHKIKKFVLHTNYPGHADFNSYMKCNFVIHSSDFSGSFDQDVNASKCAITPSTRWEQVKEILGDCGRAAIQTQGSTSNPFGSTFVYGYPHVAFEVMKNGYIATVTLFQS; translated from the exons ATGCAGAGAAGTAGACGCAGGTGCAATGGCACCGCCATGGGCTCCATCGTACTCGATCTCCGTCCTGGTCTTGGCATCGGCCCTTTCTCTCTTG GAATGCCCATATCCGAAGCCTTTGCACAAATAGAGCAGCAACCCAATATTTATGACGTTGTGCACGTCAAGTATTATGATGAG GATCCTTTGAGGCTTGACATTGTTATTAGCTTCCCCGATCATGGTTTCCACTTGAGATTTGATCCTTGGTCACAG AGGTTGCGTCTTGTTGAAATTTTTGATGTCAAACGTCTTCAAATGCGGTATGCCACTTCGTTGGTCGG TGGACCATCCACTCTTGCAACTTTTGTTGCTATCTATGCTCTTTTTGGGCCAACGTATCCTGGAATTTACGACAAAGACAGGGGTGTCTACACTTTATTTTACCCT GGCTTGTCCTTTGCGTTCCCAATACCCTCACAATATGCAGAATGCTGTCATGATAGGGAAG CTGGACTGCCTTTGGAGTTTCCAGATGGCACGACTCCAGTTACTTGCCGTGTCTCTATTTATGATGCTTCTACAGATAGTAAGGTTGGTGTTGGAGCATCAATGGTGAAGGCATGTGTACCTCCATTACCAGCTGACAGCCTCTACATGGAAGAAGTGCGAGTGAAG TTAGGGGAAGAACTGTGGTTTTCAGTTGGTGGACAGCACATACCTTTTGGTGCATCACCACAG GATATTTGGACTGAATTAGGGCGCCCTTGTGGAATTCATCAAAAACAG GTGGACCAAATGGTGATTCATTCTGCTTCAGATCCTCGGCCCAGAACGACTCTATGCGGTGATTACTTCTACAATTATTTTACCCGTGGCATGGACATTTTATTTGATGGACAC ACTCATAAAATCAAAAAGTTTGTGTTGCACACCAACTATCCCGGGCATGCAGATTTCAATTCATACATGAAGTGCAACTTTGTGATACACAGCTCTGACT TCAGTGGGTCGTTCGATCAGGATGTGAATGCATCGAAATGTGCTATCACACCCAGCACGCGGTGGGAGCAAGTTAAG GAAATTCTTGGTGATTGTGGTCGTGCTGCCATTCAAACTCAAGGCTCCACCAGTAATCCTTTTGGGTCTACCTTTGTATATGGATATCCACATGTTGCTTTCGAG GTGATGAAGAATGGTTATATCGCTACTGTAACTCTTTTTCAGTCCTAA